The DNA segment TCTTTGGGGTATAAGTTGTTTTTCCTGGTCAGGTCAAAATATTTTCCTGTTTCATACCCGTTTCTTACGATTATGTCCTCTTCTTCTGTCCGGTATCCGTCTTTCTCAAGATAGATACTGTATACTCCTGCGGGCAGGTCCTCAATTGTGCAGTTTGTTGTCAGGTTTGTTTTTACACCGTCAATATATATCCGGGCATTTGTGGGAGTGGAGGTTATGTTGAGATTTCCGAATTCAGGAATCCATGAATTCTCAGAGAGGGGGATATAGCGTGAAAAACCGTAATCTATTTCAGAAAGAGAATCCCCTGTGTTTTCTTTGGATGAGGACCTGGTATTTACAATGTATCCGCTGATTAGTGTCCGGGTATTTTTATCAGACACTGATGAGTTTACTTTATTTGTCCACGCAATCGCACCGTTTGAGGTGCCATACGCATTAAGTGCATATCCGTATGCGTTGAAGACAACTGTTTCACCGTTGTAATTCTCGATGGAATATTCAACTTTTGCCATTCCGCTGTTTGTAAGGCCTGACATTCCGCTGTTCATTCCGAGAATGCCCACCTTTGCATCGACGAAGAATATATGGAAATCCTCGCTCCTGACCTGGCCGGTCATTATTGGATAGTCTTTGTTTCCTGCCGGTTTCCAGTTCTGCGGGCCATACATTACCGATGACAGCCTGAAGTCTCTGTCAAGCGCATCGCGAGAGTACGATACAGAGGATTCTGCCAAAGTTTCTTCTTCTCCGCAGACAGGTGTCCATTTATACCCGCTTACTTTAAGATGAATCTTAAAGTTGTCGTTGATTTCAGAATCTCCGTCAGGGTTTCTTATTGCAATCATCAGAATAGCCTTTTCGAAGTACCCCATGCTGCCTGTGTCTGACAGGTAAAATGTGCCTGAATCAGAAGATGTCCTCGTAAGTGTTCCGTCAGGCTCGGATGTGCTTGTTGTTATATGAAGAGAGTTGAGACCAATGTCCCCTGATGAAAATCCAAGGTAATATGCACCCCCGTTTGCCATAGAGATGGAAATTTTGTTATTGTCAGGTATTTCATTTGTATTGAAATCCCATGCCGATGACGGTGAATATGCCGTAAAGTAAAGCATTAATGCCATCAGTATAATTAAATATGTTTTTTTAACAAATGTGCGGTTATTTTTCATTTTTAGATTACCCGGAAATATGAACTTTTTTTAAATGCTCTTTTTCTGTAACGTGGAAGACACCTGTTTATCAGCTAACTCATTTATCTTCTGGTGAATAGCTCTGTAAACCGGTGATTTTGTCGCTCAGAATTACCATCTGCACTGCATTGCATAATATATTTTGCCTGTTTTTTTAACTGCCGGAAACAACGTGATAACGGAAAAAAACTATTTCACGTTTTTTTCAGGACATTTTACTTTTATTACGGTCTTTTGCCATGTCATGATCGGTTTTTAAACTCTCATCCGTGATTTTCTAATGTAATGAAATATCAGATTGACAGAGATTTCAGGAAAATTATGTTTTTGTGCCATTTAAATACAAAAAATTACAGATTTGTCCTTGCTGGAAATCAACACAATAACCCGGGGAATTTTTTGCATCAGCTCATTATCTAATACTGGTTTATCCCCTGGGTGTTTCTGAAGCCTTCATGATGAAATCGTAGTCTTCGTCCGGAACAGTTCTCATTGCCGTTCTCAGGTGACCTGTCCACTGTTTTTTGTTCGTGATGAAATTAAGTTTAGGAATAAGGGCCTTGAAGTCCAGTTCTTCCGGAAATATTTTGATTGGCCTTAATCTGATCCTGTACGGAAAGCTTTCGTCTCCGTGCATTGACGGCGGTCTGATGAATAAAGGGGCTGTATCTTCAAAAGGTTTTGATGCAATTTCAAAGGCTGCTGTTATTGCAGACGGAATTATTGTATCTTCTACGGTCTCCTGTTTTACGAATATAAGAATTTTATCTCCGGGCTTTGATCTTTCAATACTTTTTTTGTTCCTTTTCGGGACTCCCCAGATGTTATTTTTCCTGATTATTTCCCAGTTGTCCCTGTTTGTCGATGCAATCCAGACTGTCATTGAAAAGGTTTATAGTAATTCATATTTAATAAAGTGACTTTCATCTGAATTCTGAAGGAAAATTCAATAGAGTTGTTGACGAAAATGACAAAAATCTACTCAAATTGAAATTTCATGAATTTCGTATGTCGTTTTTATTACAACACAGGGACTTACAGCATTCACTATGCATAAGTAGTTTTGAAAGCAGACACTTGGATAAACAGTTTAATTGAAACTTTTTAGACATTATAAAAAACCGGGTTTTGGAAAATCCGTTACGATTTCACCTTCCTTTAAAATTTTCATAGTTACGCTTCTTTAGGCAGCTAACCTTGTAATGCTTGTTTCAGCGGCTGACGAATCTCCGGGAACCCCCTCGATTCGCGCCGAAGACACATGGGACAATGACGGCAGTTACACGATAATTATGAACCTTTGGTGGGGGCGTGAACGGTGATAAGGTCACTCTTTATGAAAACGGAGATATTGTAGAGAGTTTTTCTCTTTCTGTTGATTCCCCGAATTCTCAGAGCTGCACTTTTGACTTCAGCGATAAAAGTGACGATACCTACAGTTATTGTGTGGGATTGTCCAATTCTACCGGTTTCACCCGGAGTGATGCTATAGAGGTAACTGTCATTTAAGATTCATATTAAATCTTTTTTCATTTTATGCAAAAGGAAAAGAAAAAAAATCAGATCTCTTTTTCGTATATAATGACGTCCAGGACTTTTCCAAATTTTTCGCCGACGTTTTTCAGGTGGGCACATTTTTTATAACCGGCTTTTTCAAGCATTTGCGTGCTTGCCTGGTTTTCCGAGCAGAATCTTCGAAGTGCCTGAGAGCGGAAATGCCTGTACCTTTTCCAGTGTATTCAGGCTTGAGATAAACGCTAAGTTCGGCGGACCAGTCATAAGCCTGCCTTTTATTATATTGTGCCATATAGCAGAACCTGATTGTACTGTTCCCGTCCTTAATCGTAAATGAAGCATATTTGGGATGCGAAATATGAATAAGATCTTCCAAATCCTTTGTTGTCATTTCCTCGCTATGAAATGTCACAGAGGAGTTCATTTATAATAGTTGTATTTTTCGGCAATTTCAGGCAGGTCTTCTTTTGCCGTTGGAAAAAATTCCACCATACAATTGACATTTACTTTTCAGTGTATCAATTTATTGTACCTTTTATTGTTTCGCGGCTCATTTGTATTTTATGCAACGGACCTTATGTCCACCTGATTCGCGTAAAATCTGCTTTTTTTTGCACTCTTCAGTTCTCTCAGTACATCTGGAGTAATACCTGCACCACTCCTGCCCTGAAATTACTCCTTCTTCAGGTTCAGAGATTTTCAGGTCCAAATAAAAAAGTGCAGAGAGTAGAGCTTTTGTGTAGGGGTGAAGCGGATTTTCAAAAACGTCCATACCTTCTTCAACGATTTCACCTGCAAACATCACGTAGGTTCTGTCTGCGACGGCCTTTGCAAGGCCCAGGTCGTGTGTTATGATTACAAGTGCGCAGCCCTGTCTTTCCCGTGTTTGCTTGAGAACAGACATTATCTGTGCCTGGACTGAGACGTCAAGCATTGAAGTCGCTTCATCTGAGATTATAACTTTAGGGTCAAGTGTAAGTGCACGTGCTATAACCATCCTCTGCAGCTCTCCTCCTGAAACTTCGTGAGGATACCTCTCTTTAAGTTCACTGCCAAGCCCCACCTCTGCAATTCGTTTGTCTACCTTTTCTTTTATCTCGCCGGGAGCCGTTTTTCCGGCAATGACAAGGGGTTCTGCAACCGACTTCCCGAGAGTCCACCGCGGGTCTGCTGCATCGTCCGGGTGCTGGGGTATCAGCTGAAATGCTGTCCTGAGACCCCTAAGTTCTTTGTTTTTCATTGCTGTAATGTTTTTACCGTAAAAATAAACCTCACCACATGTTGGTTTTATCTGTCCCATGAGCATTTTTGCAAGGGTTGTTTTCCCGCAACCTGACTCTCCCACTATGGCAACGGTTTCACCTTCTCCTGCTTCTATGCTGACATTGTCTACAGCTTTTTTTTCTACAGGCGAAATGATCCCCGACGAATAGACCTTACTGAGATTCTCCCCCTTAAGCATGGAGCCAGCACCTCACGTATCTTTCGCCATGTCCTTCGCCGGCCTCTCTCTTTACGAACGGCGGAGGCGTTTTGCACCGGTCCGTCGCATAGGGACATCGCGGATGGAACCTGCACCCTTCAGGAACATCGATCATCGACGGCGGATCTCCGGGGATCGGCTTCATCCCGTTTTCAGGAAGCGATTCGAGGAGGGCCTTCGAATATGGGTGCAGTGGCTCTTCAAAGAAATCCCCTGTCCGTGCGATCTCCAGGATCTGCCCGCAGTAGTTCACCCCGATTCTGGTACTCATCGCTCTCGCGAATCCGATATCGTGCGTAATAAGCAGAAACGCACACCCGTCCCCGGTGACTTTCCGGAATGTCGCGGCGATGTTTCTCTTTTTGATAGCGTCCACGCCCTTCGTCGGCTCGTCTGCGATAATCAGCTCCGGCTCTGCCGCAGTCCCCATCGCGACCATCGCCCGCTGGAGCATTCCGCCGCTGTACTGGTACGGGTATTCGCGGTAGCGGATCTCCGGCGGGGTGATATCGAAGAACTTCAGGACCGAACGCGTCCTCTCTTTCGCCTCTTCGCGGTTCATCCCGAGATGGGTCTTCATCGGCTCAGCGATCTGGTCGCCTACTCTCATCACCGGGTTCATCGAGAGATACGGGTTCTGGGCGATCGCTCCAATGCTTTTCCCCCTGATCTCCTGCATCTCCTTCTCCGGGATCTCTCCGAGATCTACACTGTTCAGCTTGATCGCTCCCGAGACTTCAGCGGCCGGGGAGAGCAGCCTCATCACCGCGAGCCCGAGTATCGACTTCCCGCTCCCCGACTCACCGATGAGTGCGAATGTCTCGCCTCTCTCTATAGTAAATGTGGTATTCTCCACCGCCCTCACAGGACCCCGGTGAGTATGTATGAACACGGACAGGTTGTCGATCTCAAGCAGTGCAGGTCTTTCGTCCGTCATGAGATCCTCCCCTCCAGTTCGGTTGCAGTCATGTGCCGGTCGAGAACATCACGCAGCCCGTCGCCGAAGTAGTTAAACGCAAAGACTGTTATCATTATCATAAGACCCGGAAATATCATCATATAGGGAGCCGACGAGAAATAACTCCTTCCGGCGTTTAGCATTGCACCCCACTCCGGCGTCGACGGCTGGACTCCGAGGCCGAGAAAACTCAGTCCCGCCGCGGCAAGAACAACATTTCCTATTCCGAGCGTGGCCATGATGAGAACCGGCGTTACGATATTCGGGAGTATATGTCTCGCGATAATGTATCCGTCCGAAGCCCCGACCCATTGCGAAGCCTGGATATATCCCTTCGTCCTGATATCGAGCGTCGAGCCGCGTGCGACTCTTGCAAAGACCGTCCATTCAACAATAATCAAGGCGATCATCATATTCTCCAGCCCCTGCCCGAGGAACGCCGTGATCCCGAGTGCGAGGAACATCGACGGGAACGCGAGAAAACTATCGGTCAGCCTCATCAGGACCTCGTCTGCCCATCCTCCGTAATATCCTGCAAAGACCCCGATCGAGACTCCGATCGCCATCGATATGAACGTGACCGTAAACCCGACGAAGAGCGAGGCCCGTGCACCATACATCACCATAGTCAGGATGTCCCTTCCCAGCTGGTCCGTCCCGAACAAATGCTCAAAAGACGGTGGCTGGAGCCTGTCCTGGAGGTTCTTCTCCGTATAATCGTAGGGTGCAAGAACATCCGCGAATAGCGCGATGAAGACCAGGAATGCCAGTATGACAACGGATATCGCAATCTGCCGGTTCTTAAGAAGCTCTCTCATAGCGTATCTCCGGGTTCGCCCATACGTAGACTATGTCCACGACGAAATTGACTGCGAGGTATATTATCGCGACAAACAGGATCGTCCCCTGCACCATCAGGTAGTCGTGCGAAAGGATCGAATTCACGACAAGGTTTCCTATTCCCGGCCACCCGAATATCGTCTCGACGATAACCGAGCCGTTGAGCAGGAACCCTATCGTTAGGCCGGTTACCGTGATCACCGGAATAAGGGAGTTTTTGAGTGCATGGCGGGTGATCACTGTTTTCTCCGGCAGCCCTTTCGCTCTCGCAGTTGTGATGTAATCCTTTCCCATCACCTCCAGCATGCTCGATCTCGTCATTCTCATTATGACCGCCGCCGAACTTGTCCCAAGCACGAGTGCAGGAAGGATCATGTACGATATGTCTGTCCCGTGCCCGAAACCCGATGCCGGCAGCCAGTGGAGGATAACCGAGAAGATAACTATCATGAGGTACGCCTGCCAGAAGTTGGGGATCGAAACGCCTATCAGCGCAAAGAAACGGCAGATGGAGTCGACAATCGTGTTGTGCTTCACGGCCGAGAGGATGCCGGCCGGGATCGCAATCGCGAGTGCGATGATCAGCCCGAGAACGGCCAGCGTGAGGGTGTTGCCGAACGCGTTCAGGACCGTCTCGAATACCGGCTGCTCGCTCATGTAGGAATAGCCGAAATCGCCAGTGACCGCATTTTTGAGCCAGTTGAAATACTGAACGTATAACGGCTGGTCGAGGCCGTGGGCGATACGGAACGCTTCAACCGCCTCCTCGTTTACGCCTCCGCCTGGGCTTGTCATCATAATCTCCGCCGGGTCTCCCGGTGCGATGTA comes from the Methanomicrobium sp. W14 genome and includes:
- the nikC gene encoding nickel transporter permease, with protein sequence MRELLKNRQIAISVVILAFLVFIALFADVLAPYDYTEKNLQDRLQPPSFEHLFGTDQLGRDILTMVMYGARASLFVGFTVTFISMAIGVSIGVFAGYYGGWADEVLMRLTDSFLAFPSMFLALGITAFLGQGLENMMIALIIVEWTVFARVARGSTLDIRTKGYIQASQWVGASDGYIIARHILPNIVTPVLIMATLGIGNVVLAAAGLSFLGLGVQPSTPEWGAMLNAGRSYFSSAPYMMIFPGLMIMITVFAFNYFGDGLRDVLDRHMTATELEGRIS
- a CDS encoding PEGA domain-containing protein, with product MALMLYFTAYSPSSAWDFNTNEIPDNNKISISMANGGAYYLGFSSGDIGLNSLHITTSTSEPDGTLTRTSSDSGTFYLSDTGSMGYFEKAILMIAIRNPDGDSEINDNFKIHLKVSGYKWTPVCGEEETLAESSVSYSRDALDRDFRLSSVMYGPQNWKPAGNKDYPIMTGQVRSEDFHIFFVDAKVGILGMNSGMSGLTNSGMAKVEYSIENYNGETVVFNAYGYALNAYGTSNGAIAWTNKVNSSVSDKNTRTLISGYIVNTRSSSKENTGDSLSEIDYGFSRYIPLSENSWIPEFGNLNITSTPTNARIYIDGVKTNLTTNCTIEDLPAGVYSIYLEKDGYRTEEEDIIVRNGYETGKYFDLTRKNNLYPKEPDKNTVVSEKGPSATGMYITSYPGSLRIYLDGEDTNYYTPHLFYGLKPGWHYIKLSSATGSVKQTGDEILLSKDVYLSSGQINYEKLTYDNVNKKSKVTVSSNEFETSPFMVSGSLPEYNFPSEVLVNQFSDYITFYSGGKYYSKTITNNYNGRSIEIGNSFRFGTVEFNSSPSGADIFIDGHSSGKATPAEIQNISGGTHRIEIQKDGYYPYLDEIYVASTKQSPDYTVNAVLDEYPYGTLTINSIPQGAKIYLKGAYTGKSTPHTFSYMPIGTYDVGLFYNRSMFKEITCTVVPYDRSEPTAVNEDLSSKK
- a CDS encoding ABC transporter ATP-binding protein; protein product: MLKGENLSKVYSSGIISPVEKKAVDNVSIEAGEGETVAIVGESGCGKTTLAKMLMGQIKPTCGEVYFYGKNITAMKNKELRGLRTAFQLIPQHPDDAADPRWTLGKSVAEPLVIAGKTAPGEIKEKVDKRIAEVGLGSELKERYPHEVSGGELQRMVIARALTLDPKVIISDEATSMLDVSVQAQIMSVLKQTRERQGCALVIITHDLGLAKAVADRTYVMFAGEIVEEGMDVFENPLHPYTKALLSALFYLDLKISEPEEGVISGQEWCRYYSRCTERTEECKKKQILRESGGHKVRCIKYK
- a CDS encoding GNAT family N-acetyltransferase encodes the protein MNSSVTFHSEEMTTKDLEDLIHISHPKYASFTIKDGNSTIRFCYMAQYNKRQAYDWSAELSVYLKPEYTGKGTGISALRHFEDSARKTRQARKCLKKPVIKNVPT
- a CDS encoding ABC transporter ATP-binding protein, which translates into the protein MTDERPALLEIDNLSVFIHTHRGPVRAVENTTFTIERGETFALIGESGSGKSILGLAVMRLLSPAAEVSGAIKLNSVDLGEIPEKEMQEIRGKSIGAIAQNPYLSMNPVMRVGDQIAEPMKTHLGMNREEAKERTRSVLKFFDITPPEIRYREYPYQYSGGMLQRAMVAMGTAAEPELIIADEPTKGVDAIKKRNIAATFRKVTGDGCAFLLITHDIGFARAMSTRIGVNYCGQILEIARTGDFFEEPLHPYSKALLESLPENGMKPIPGDPPSMIDVPEGCRFHPRCPYATDRCKTPPPFVKREAGEGHGERYVRCWLHA
- a CDS encoding EVE domain-containing protein; the encoded protein is MTVWIASTNRDNWEIIRKNNIWGVPKRNKKSIERSKPGDKILIFVKQETVEDTIIPSAITAAFEIASKPFEDTAPLFIRPPSMHGDESFPYRIRLRPIKIFPEELDFKALIPKLNFITNKKQWTGHLRTAMRTVPDEDYDFIMKASETPRG
- the nikB gene encoding nickel ABC transporter permease, with translation MLKEYFIRRLLYLVPVLLFISFLSFSLIYIAPGDPAEIMMTSPGGGVNEEAVEAFRIAHGLDQPLYVQYFNWLKNAVTGDFGYSYMSEQPVFETVLNAFGNTLTLAVLGLIIALAIAIPAGILSAVKHNTIVDSICRFFALIGVSIPNFWQAYLMIVIFSVILHWLPASGFGHGTDISYMILPALVLGTSSAAVIMRMTRSSMLEVMGKDYITTARAKGLPEKTVITRHALKNSLIPVITVTGLTIGFLLNGSVIVETIFGWPGIGNLVVNSILSHDYLMVQGTILFVAIIYLAVNFVVDIVYVWANPEIRYERAS